TCCTCCGACTCCGTAACAACGCCCCGTACCATGTCAACTGCCCCCGTCGTCACGACTTTGCCGTGGTACTCAAAGTCCTTCTTGAGGACGTTTGAGCCCCCGTTGTTAACCACGTAAACCCTGTACTGGTCGAAGTCAATCTCACGGACGAACTGGTACTTGTTCATGCTTCCCATTGCAGAGGCGAGTGCCTTCTGTGAGGGCGGCTGCGAAACGGCATAGGCTGCTCCCAGCATCCCTCCAAGGAGAACCAACACGAACAGCAGGACGAGATACCTCCTCATTCACATCACCCCCTCAGTAGGAACCCAAATCCCCCACGAATTCATAGTGCCACTTCATGGTCAGCTTGGAGCTTGGACCGCCGTCAGCGTCGCTGAGGTACGGGTAGTAGAAGTTGCAGGTGAAACTGCCCTGGTGGTAGGTCCAGGACCTGTAAAAGCCGGCGCTGTTGCTGAGGCGAACGTAGGCGTAGTCCAGAGAGTAGAGCCCCACGAAGGGAAACGATATCTGCGAGTATCCGGAGCCGGAGTACCAAGAGGTCGAGTACGATATCACTTTACCCTGCATCTTGAAGGTGTATGTGAACGGCCATATGCCCACATTCTTGGTGGCGTAGAACGTTGGTCCGCTGTCCGACAGCACGACGTCGTAGGTGTCGGCCCCGTAGACCATCGCGGGAGTCGCTAGTACACTACAGAGAACCAAAAACAAAACAATTGCCAGTTTTCTAACACTAAGTCTCATCATGGGCACCTCCCGATAGTTGGGCATTACTTATTGTCTTCAAAATACTATAAAAATTTCTGAGTAATTTTGATATCACCCTGACTTCTGAAAGTGGAAGAAGGGCTTATAAGCAACAAAGCGTCGAACCAAATAGGTGGTGACATGTATCTAACGAAGGAGGAGGAGCTCATACTCGCCGGGGAGTACGGCTACGCACTCCAGAAGGCCATGGAGATACTGGTCGCCCTCGGTGAAATCTACGGTGCGGAGAGACTCATTCCGATCAAAAGCGCCCAAATCGCGGGTGTTTCCTACAAGAACATCGGCGATGCCGGAATGGAGTTTCTGAGGGATTTCGCCGATGCTGGGGCAAAGGTTTCCGTTTACACAACGCTCAATCCAGCCGGCATAGGCGACGACGAGTTCATGGAGAAACAGATGGAAGTTCTCGAACTCTACAGAAGGATGGGCATCGAGATTACCTCCACCTGCACGCCTTACTACGGCGCAAACCTTCCAAAGTTCGGTGACCACCTGGCCTGGAGCGAGAGTTCCGCGGTAAGTTTTGCAAACTCCATACTTGGGGCAAGGACGAATCGCGAAGGTGGCCCGTCAAGCCTGGCCGCAGCTATAGTGGGCAAAACCCCGAACTATGGCTTCCATCTGGACGAGAACCGAAAAGCCACGGTTGTGATTACTGTCGATGCCAGGGTAGAAACCTTCGTAGACTACTCAGCTCTCGGCTACCACCTCGGTAAAGTCCTCGGCAACGATGTCCCCTACTTCAAGGGACTCAGACCATCGAACGTCGAGTACCTCAAGGAGATGGGTGCAGCGATGGCCGCGAGTGGCTCGATAGCGCTCTACCACGTTGAGGGAGAGACCCCGGAGTATCGCTGGGCCATTGCCGATAAACTCGAAACGATAGCGGTGGAGGAGGGCGACATACGGGCTGTAAAAGAGGCTTTCTCAGACGACTGGAGTGAGATAGACATGATACTCATCGGCTGCCCCCACGCCTCCCTTGCGGAGATAAAAGAGGTGGCGGAGCTTCTGAGAATCCGCGGGAAACCCCTGAAGATTCCGCTGTTCATCACGGCGGGCAGGGCGGTCAAGGCTCTGGCCGATGCGCTCGGATACACAGAAACGATAGAACGCTACAACGGTCGCATTATTCCGGACGTCTGCTTCGTCGTGTCCCCAATCAAGGGATGGTACAATGGGGTAGCCACCAACAGCGGTAAATCGGCGTTCTACTTCCGCTCCTTTGGATTCAGCGTGAGGCTCGACGATGCCGAGAACCTGATAATGGAGGCGCCGTGAGGTGGTAGCATGAGGCTCCAGGGAAGGAAGATAGTCGGGGGAAAGGCCGAGGGGGAGCTGGTAGTCTCCCAGAAACCTCTATCGTTCCTCGGTGGTGTTGACCCCGAGACGGGAATCGTGACGGACGCGGAGAGCGACATCAGGGGGCAGAGCATCGCGGGCAAGATACTGGCGTTTCCAAGGGGAAAGGGCTCAACCGTTGGTTCTTATGTTATCTATGCACTCAAGAAGAACGGCAAGGCGCCTAAGGCTATAATCGTCGGCGAAGCGGAGACCATAGTCGCGACAGGGGCCATAATAGCCGGAATTCCAATGGTGGATGGGGTGGACGTCTCGAAGCTCAGGAGCGGGAAGAGAGTCACCGTTAACGCCGACGAGGGACTGGTCGAAATTGAGGAATAGCCTTTTTAAGCCTTCAGTCAATTCCTTTTCAGGGAGTCAAAATGCCGAGGGGAGTCTACGAGTGCATCAACTGCGGGCACAGGGAGGTGCTGGATTCCACGGAGCCCCTCATCGAGAAAGGCTGTCCTAAATGCGGCGGGGACATGGTTCTAGTGGAGTTCCAAACGGAACCAGAAGAGCTGACGCTTCCCCTTCACCACGATGTCCCATTCCTTCCTGAGGCCGTTGAGAGGAAAGTTAAGGAATTTTACGATGCAGAGCTTGAGAGAATAGACGGAAGGGTTTTCGTGTTTAAGGTTCGTGAGATTCGGGAGGAGAACTTTGAGAGAGTTCTGAGTGAACTGGAGGAGCTCGGCTACTGGGCGGCGCTCAAAAAGCGCGGTGGTGATATTCTACTGTTCGTGTTCCCTGCCCAGGGGATAAAGGAGGACAATCGGTGGCTCCCGTGGATTTTTCTGATAGCCACAATATTCACGACACTGTTCGCGGGCTACTACCTCTCATCCCTCTACATCCAGCTGCTCGATTACTACAACCTTCCCGGGATAAGGAATCCCTACGTTAACGCAGTGGCGTTTTCCATAAGCGTAATGGCCATACTCGGAACCCACGAGCTGGGCCACAAGATCGCCGCGGCCTACCACGGCGTCAGGGCAACGATGCCCTACTTCATACCGTTCCCCAGCATGCTGGGAACCCTTGGAGCGGTCATAAGGGTCAAATCCCCCCTACCAACTAGGAACGCCGCCATAGACCTCGGCGTCAGCGGCCCCATAGCCGGCTTTCTGGTCGCTATACCCGTGAGTATAATAGGGCTGAAGCTCTCAGTGCCGATACCCCAGCACCTTGTTCCCCCCACAGAGGGAGGGATAGTCTTCGGCGAGAACCTCTTTTTCATGTTAATTGAGAAGTACGTGGTGACGTTCCCCGAGAACAGCGTCGTGTTCCTTCATCCGGTCGCCATCGCGGGATGGGTCGGGATTCTGGTGACCTTCCTTAACCTCATCCCGGCGGCCCAGCTCGATGGAGGGCATATAGCGCGCTCCTTCCTCGGGGAGAAGGCCCACAGGTATTTAACAATGGTCGTCGGACTCGTCCTCATAGGAATGAGCTTCCTCTGGATTGGATGGCTCATCTGGGGAATGCTGGTTCTTCTAATGGGCTCGGTTGGAAACCCCGGGGCGCTTGATGAGGTCTCCCCGATATCCAGAAAGAGACTCCTCCTGGCCATTATTGCGATGGCAATATTCGTTATCTCGGCGACGCCACGGCCGCTGTGGGTCAGCGGCTGATCTTCTTCCCCTCCTTGAGTATCTGCTCGATGTCGTAGTATATGGAATCCCTCGAAACGCCGAACATCCTCGCTATCTCAGATATGTTGAGGACCTTGGGGTTGTAGTTGAAATCCCTGAGAACCTTGGCAAGGAGCTCGCGCCGCTCCTTGATGGTGTACTCATCAAAGGCTTTGACCTCGAGGGGTGCGTTGTAGACCGCGACGGCGACCGCGTAGGTTCTCCTGGTAACGGGTGTTGTATAAGTTCCAATCTCAAAATCAACGATCTTGGCATTCTGCGGGAGGGCCCGGTTGAGCTTTTCCAGCACTTTTTGAATCGCATCCTCCTTGTGCTTGCCGGGAGAGTAATCGGCCAGGACGCCCTTTCGCGCGTTACCATGGGGATCGAGTAGAAGAGTTACCGTAAGGTTCATAAAAGCTCCGAAAGTAAGATGGATCTTTGAAGAATATATAACGCCTCCCCGATCGGATAGTAGATCTCTCGACTTTACCACCACATCCTTTACACAATCTTCAATGTTAACAGACTCCGATTGAATTGCCAATAATTCCACGCGACCACCCCTGGGCTTTCTGCAGTATTGGGGAGATTTGACTTAAATTTGAGGAGAAAGCTATATAAGCTTTTTTAGTGCATTAATGTATGAAGTAATCCTTCGGGGGTGAATAACATGAAGAGGAAAGCCCAAGGTGCCATCGAGTACCTGTTTATGATTGCAGCTGCCCTGATAATAATCCTGATTGTGGTCAGGCAGCTGAGGGGTAGGACCAGCACTGCGGAGTCCACAATCTCAAGCGCGGAAGGAGATATAAACAGCACGTTTGAGAACATGAGTGGTAGTTGAACTTGTTTTAATGCTTCTTTTTAATTTTGCTCTGGATTAAGTTAATCTTGGAGGTTCAAAAATGGCTAAACGAGCTCAAGGTTCTTTAGAATATCTCTTGATGGTTGCTGCAGGTATAATAATAGCTGCTGTAGTGGTACTTCACCTCATTGGAATCAAGGGCCTTGCCAGATGGGCGGGATCGCAGATGAACAGCACCGGTGAAGAGATATCAGAGAACCTTCAGAACCTGAGTAACGCCACGGAGTGACAAGGTAAACTTTTTAGGGTGTCACCTTTAGCTTTATTCTAGGTGATGAGTATGGGTTTCCTATCCTTCGGTTCAAAGAAAGATAAAATAAAAAAGCTCATAGAAGAGGAATGCTTTGATGAGATAGTTTCAATGGCAGTAAGGGACAAAAAAGCCCTGAACGCGCTCATAGAACTTCTGGACGACAACGCACCCGGTATCAGAGGAGACGCGCTCCTGATAATTGGAATGGTAGTCGAGCAGAGGGGAGACGTCATCGAGCCACATCTGGACAAGGTATTTCCAAAAGCCATCGAGCTGACCAAAAACAGGAACCCCTACGTGAAGGAAAACGCGATGATTCTTTCGTACGAGCTCGCCCGCAGATTCCCTGACAAAATTATGGGGCTGAAGGGCACCATTGTTGAGGATCTCATAGAAGAGCTCAAAGAAGGTGACAAGAACACCAAAGGCTTTGCATTGATGCTCTTGGGCGAGCTGGGAGCCAGCGAGGCGAAGGAATACGTTGAAGAGCTCGTCAACGTTGAGGACAAGGTGATACTCCCATTCGAGGGCAAAAAGTGGGTCCCGCTGGGAGAGATAGCCAAGGAGACCCTCGAAAAACTTTCGTGATTTGAAATCCCATTGATTTATTTTCGCTTTCGTTCCAGTTTCTGCGAAAGGTTAATAAGGATGGTTCAGTATTAACTACTTCAGGTGATACCATGATATCGGAGCTACTGTTCCTGTTTTTCCTGTTCCTGGCCATCCTGCTGGTGGTCAAGGTCGGCTTCGGCATAATCAAGTACCTAGTGGCCAACGCGATAATCGGCCTGATAATACTGTGGTTCACGAACTGGATAGGAATATCGGACGTGCCACTGACTGCACTTAACGTGCTCGTGGTGGCCATTGGCGGCATACTGGGAGTTATAGCACTCATAATAGTCTACTGGTTCTAGCCGCTTCTTCCTAAACTTTTATAAATTCCTCGCGTTTTCTTCGTCCGGGAGAGAATTCTCAGGGGAGTGATGCTCATGTCTCACAAGTCAGCTGAAATGTACGAACTCAAGAAGAAGGTCGATGAGCTGAAGAGCTATCGAGGTCGGGCAACCGAGCTGGTTAGTCTATATATTCCCGCCGGATACGACATAAACAAGGTCATGCAGCAGCTGCGAGAGGAGTACGGAACGGCGCAGAACATCAAGTCCAAATCAACTCGAAAGAACGTTCTCGGCGCCCTTGAGAGGGCCATGCAGCACCTCAAGCTCTACCGCAAGACGCCCGAGACGGGTTTGGCCCTCTTCGTTGGCAACGTCAGCGAGCAGGAGGGCGTCAGCGACATAAAGCTCTGGGCGATAGTCCCACCCGAGCCGCTGAAGGTCAGGCTCTATCGATGTGACCAGACCTTTATAACCGAACCCCTTGAGGAGATGCTCCGCGTAAAGGACGCCTACGGCCTCATCACCGTCGAGAAGAACGAAGCGACGATAGGCCTCCTCAGAGGAAAGCGCATTGACGTCATCGACGAGCTGACTTCAAACGTTCCCGGAAAGACCCGCGCCGGTGGTCAGTCGGCGAGGCGTTACGAGAGGATTCGCGAGCAGGAGACTCACGAGTTCATGAAGCGCATTGGCGAGCATGCCAACAAGGCCTTTCTCCCGCTCCTTGAGAAGGGCGAGCTCAGAGGAATAATCATCGGCGGCCCTGGGCCGACCAAGGAGGAGTTCGTTGATGGGGACTACCTCCACCACGAGCTTCGAAAGAAGGTCATCGGTGTCGTGGATATCAGCTACCACGGCGAGTACGGTCTGAGGGAGCTCGTCGAGAAGGCCAGCGACATACTCAAGGACCACGAGGCGGTCAAGGAGAGGCACCTTATACAGGACTTCTTCAGGCACCTCGTCAAGGACACCGGGATGATAACCTACGGTGAGAAGGAGGTAAGGAAGGCCCTTGAGCTCGGTGCCGTTGACACGCTCCTGCTCAGCGAGGGCTACGACAAGGTTCGCGTTAGGGCAAAGTGCAACAACTGCGGCTGGCAGGAAGAGAAGACCATGAGCGAGCAGGAGTTCCACGTCTACAGGAAGAAGCTCACCCACTGCCCCAAGTGCGGCAGTCAGAACATAAGCTTTGAGAAGTGGGACGTTGCAGAGGAGTTCATAAAAATGGCGGAGGAGAGCGGCTCCGAAGTCGAGATAATATCCCTCGACACGGACGAGGGCCAGCAGTTCTACAAGGCCTTCGGAGGCCTCGGAGCCTTCCTCAGGTACAAGATTCAGTGAGCTCAGCCCAGCACCTCGGCGAGTAGCTTTCTTATTCCCTCTTTTACGTCCTCCCCATCCATCAGATACGGGGGTCTGAGGACCGGCTTTATCGAGAATCCCCTGAGCGACATTGCGAGCTTTATCGCGGAGCCGAAGGATGAGGCGAGGTCGTAGACCATCGACAGCTTTGCCAGTCTTCTCGCGTGCTCGAAGGCTTCTTCGAACCTCTTTTCCTGAAAGGCCTTGTAGAGGGCCAGATGAACCTCCGGAGCGAAGTTGGCACATGCCATTATTCCCCCGTCCCCGCCGAGGACGAGCGTGTTCAGGAAGTGCTGGTCGAGGCCGGTGAAGACCTTGAAGTCCTTTCTCTCCCCCTTCACCTCGAGTATTACGTCACGAACGTGGTTGACACTGTCAATGGTCTCCTTGACGCCGGAGATGTTCGAGTACTCTAAAGCGAGGCGTTTGATTAGGGAAACACTGAGCGGGTTGGCGCAGGCAGGGATGTTGTAGAGTATAATAGGAATATCGGTTCTCTCGGCGACCATCGAGTAGTGTGTAAACAGGGCCTCGTCGTTCAGGGGGCAGTAGTAGGGGGGTGCTATGACGACGTAGTCCGCTCCGATGTCCTGGGCGTGCTTCGTAAGCTCAACGACCTCAAAGGTGTTGGAGGACGCGGTTCCCACGAGGTAGAACGACGCGTTAACGAGCTCCCTGCCCTTCTCGGCCAGGAACTTTCTTTCCTCGACGCTGAGACTCGTGAACTCCCCTGTTGTCGCGTTGATGAATATCCCATGAACGCCAACCTTCTGGAGAAACTCGAGGTGCTCCTCTAGGGCCTGGACGTCGATGGAGTAGTCCTCGTTGAAAGGGGTTACAAGGGGCACTATAACACCGCGCATGAGACCACCGAAGATTTTTGGGAGAGGGAGTATTTTAGGGTTCCGGGAGTTTGAGAGGTATCGGTACCGATACAAAATAAAATTAGAAACGCCAAATCACATTTTCTCAGGCGCCTCTATGCCGAGCAGTTCCAGCCCGTTCCTGAGAACCTGCTTTACCGCAAGCACGAGGAGCAGCCTCTCCTCCACTATACCTTCCTCCGCCTTGAGCACCGGGTGGTCCATGTAGAACTTGTTGAAGAGCGAAGCGAGTTCGTTGACGTACCACGGAATCAGGTGGGGCTTAACGTCCTTTCCTGCAACTTCCACAATCTCAGGGAATTTGGCGAGGAGCTTCACCAGTTCTTTCTCCCTGTTGGTAAGCTTTGAGAAGTCGGCCCTCTCAAGGAGCGCCTTCCAGTCAGTCTCTATGCCCCTCTCCCCGGCCTTCCGGAGGATCGAGGCACAGCGCGCGTGGGCGTACTGGACGTAGGGGGCGCTCTCCCCCTCGAAGTTGAGGACGTCCTCCCACCGGAAGGTTATCACTTTGTCCGGGCTGTACTTGACGAGGTTGAAGCGAACCGCGCCGACGCCGACGGCTTCCGCGATGTTATCCTTCTCCGCGTCGCTCAGACTTGGGTTCTTCTCCTCCACAAGTTCCCTAGCCCTCTGAACGGCCTCGTTGAGAACCTCGTCAACCGTGAAGCCGACCCAAGTTCCCTTCCTGCCCGAGAACTTGCCCTCCGGCCTGACCACGTGCTCGTAAGCCAGGTGGTGGAAGTTCTCCGCGCTCTCCTCGAAGCCGAGGAGCTGAAGGGCGTACTTTATCGCCATCTGCGGGTGCTTCTGCTCGGCACCGATGACGTTGATGACTATATCCGCGTTTCCAAACCTTCCAGCCATCTCCTCCCCGTCAGGGGCGGTCGTCCAGGTCTCGTGGTCTTCATGACTATCCCAGGGCTTGTAGAGCATGTCCGCGCTGACCTTTCCGAACTTCCAGAGATGGTAGGCGATGTCCTTGCCGGTGTAGGTGGCAGTCCCATCGCTCCTCTTGAGGACGAGGAAGGGGTTCTTCATGTCCGGGAAGAGCCTCCTCAAATCCATCACGAAGGCACCCTTGTACTTGCCTTCCGTGGCCCAGAAGAAGTTCTCGTTGGCCTCGATGAGTTCGTAGGCCTCCTCAAAGATTCCGCTCCTCATTATGTCGCTCTCCCAGCTGAGGAGGTCGTAGGTGATGCCCATGCGGTAGGTTGTCAGCATCTGGGCCTTGACAACGCGCTCGGCGAGCTTCCTGCCGATTTCTGCTATCTCGTTGCCTCCCTCTTCGAGCTTTTTCATCAGCTCGCGAACTTCCTTCTCAACCTCCGGGTTCTCCTCTATGCGCTTGTTCACTTCGACGTAGAGCAGTCCCATAACGTGATCGATGAAGTCCTCCTTCAGGCCCTTCTCCCTCAGCTCGGCCTCAAGCCTCTCGAACTCGTCCTTCAGATGGAGATAGCCCCAGAGAACCTGGGCAAACTGGACGCCGAGGTCGTCTATGTAGTTCTGAACCTCGACGGCGTAGCCGAGCTTCCTCATTATCCGAGCCATAGTATCGCCGAGGACGGCGTTCCTCGCGTGTCCCATGTGAAACGGCTTCGTCGGGTTCACGGAGGTGTGCTCCACGATGACCTTCTTTCCAGTCCCAATCTTGCCCTCTCCGTAGGCGTTCCCTTCCTCAAGTATCTCGCGGACGAGGGCTTTGCCGAAGACGTCGTAGTTGAGATAGAAGTTGATGTAGCCGTTGACGGCCCTGACGTCGGCAATTTCCTCGGGTAACTTCTCCATAAGCCTCTCAACGACCTCCTCTGCGATGAGCTTTGGCGCCTTCCTGAAAACCCTCGCCAGCTGGAAGGAAACCGTCGTTGCGAAGTCGCCAAGCTCGATGCTCGGGGTGTCGTCGAAGGTTATCTCACCTTCCCACTCTTTTCCTGCCTCATCCAGCATTTCCTTCAGAGTTTCCTGGAGGATGAGCCTGATATTCTCCTTAACCTGAGCGTATCCCATTCCCACCACCGCAACCACTTATACCCAACCTTTAAAAAGTTCTCCGAGGGATTTACTTTGGGGATGGGTATGAAGCACCACGTCGGAGAGCACAAGGCCAAGAAGGGACTGATAAGGATAGAATTCGACGAGAGAGAGGGTATTGCTGAGCACGTCAAGATTACGGGAGACTTCTTCATGCACCCCGAGGAGACCGTCCAGGAGCTCGAAAGGGAGCTTGAAGGACACAAACTCGAAGAGCTGGAGCAGATTATAGACGAATTCTTCGCGGTTAGGATGGACGTGGAGATGCCCTACGTCAACGTCGAGGACTTCAAAATCGCCTTGAAGAACGCCCTCAGGGAGTGAGGTGAGCCCCTTGCTCAAACTTGGCTTGGAGGTTCCCAAAAGGACCCTCGGATACCTTTTAATCGTTTTCCTCGCGGCATCTTTTCTCGGTTACGCTTTCGCCATTGGAAACCCCGATGCCGCTATGGAGGCCGTTAAAAGGCTTGCCGAGCAGATAGGACCGATATCCGACTCCAGCTTTGAGAACTTCGTCAAGATATTCACCAACAACTCGATGGTGGCCCTTTTCATGCTCCTCTCCGGCCTCTTCTTCGGCCTCGGCCCATGGCTCATAATGGCCTTCAACGGCTTCGTGGTTGGCCTCGTCGTCAGGGCCGTTCAGGAGAGCGGAGAGCTTTCGTTCCCCCAGATAATCCTCGGATTGATACCCCACGGAATCATTGAGATACCGGCGATAGCACTCGCGGGAGTCTCGGGGATAGTCTGGTACCGCGAGATAGTGAGGGGAGAAGGAGAAACTGGAGAGAGGTTCAGGAGGGGAGCGGAAAAGGCTTTGAAGCTCTTCGCGGTTTCAGTGCTGCTCCTCCTTGTGGCTGCCTTCATTGAGGCCTACGTAACCCCGCGCGTTGCCGGGGTCTGATGATTCTTCCACCTTCATCGTCATGAACGTTCCGAACTCCTCGTAGGTCTCTATCTCGCGCAGGATTACGTCCATGGGGTTCTCGAAACCGCTCACAACGCTCCGTATGTAAGCGCGGTAGCCGCCGTTCATCTCCATCATGCGCTCCGCCATCATGGCGACCTTCACCGGGTCGGTTGAGTGGAACTTCACACCCTTCTCCACGAGCCACTTGGTGACCGCCAGTAGCCTTCCAGGATAGGTTGAGATCGTCGGGGTTCCAAGGGCTATGGCCTCTCTGTTCATCGTTCCCCCGGCACCTATCATAAGCTTGGCATAGTAGAGAAGGCTGAGGCTGTCAACTGGCCTTTCGGGCATTACCACGTTTTCAAAGTGCTCAAAGCGTTTCCTCTGCTCCTCCGTCCTGGGGAAGAGCACTATGGGAACCTCGGGGAGGAGCGGAATAACGTCCTCGAGCACACTCTTCGGAGGTCCGTTGAAGTAGTTGGCCTTTATCGGCTCCGTGCGCATGACGATGTACTCCCCGCGCCTCAAGCCCAGCTCGTTCAGGACTTCCCTGTCCGGAATGAAGCCGTAGAGATGCGCCAGCTCCGAAAAGCCCTTGACCGGGCGCATTCCGTTCGCGGATCGGCGCCGCACCTGAGGAGCTCGTAGGCGTCTATGGCGGTTGGGTAGAGAAGGAGCGTGGTGTATGGGAGTATCAGCTTGTTCTGGGCAACGGCCGTCTCGTTGTCGACGAAGCCTATGGCGGGTATCTGGAGGCCGAAGGCAACCCTCGGTGCCTCGGCGGAATGCT
The Thermococcus radiotolerans genome window above contains:
- a CDS encoding DUF126 domain-containing protein; the protein is MRLQGRKIVGGKAEGELVVSQKPLSFLGGVDPETGIVTDAESDIRGQSIAGKILAFPRGKGSTVGSYVIYALKKNGKAPKAIIVGEAETIVATGAIIAGIPMVDGVDVSKLRSGKRVTVNADEGLVEIEE
- a CDS encoding class III signal peptide-containing protein, which codes for MKRKAQGAIEYLFMIAAALIIILIVVRQLRGRTSTAESTISSAEGDINSTFENMSGS
- a CDS encoding HEAT repeat domain-containing protein, whose protein sequence is MGFLSFGSKKDKIKKLIEEECFDEIVSMAVRDKKALNALIELLDDNAPGIRGDALLIIGMVVEQRGDVIEPHLDKVFPKAIELTKNRNPYVKENAMILSYELARRFPDKIMGLKGTIVEDLIEELKEGDKNTKGFALMLLGELGASEAKEYVEELVNVEDKVILPFEGKKWVPLGEIAKETLEKLS
- a CDS encoding site-2 protease family protein, which translates into the protein MPRGVYECINCGHREVLDSTEPLIEKGCPKCGGDMVLVEFQTEPEELTLPLHHDVPFLPEAVERKVKEFYDAELERIDGRVFVFKVREIREENFERVLSELEELGYWAALKKRGGDILLFVFPAQGIKEDNRWLPWIFLIATIFTTLFAGYYLSSLYIQLLDYYNLPGIRNPYVNAVAFSISVMAILGTHELGHKIAAAYHGVRATMPYFIPFPSMLGTLGAVIRVKSPLPTRNAAIDLGVSGPIAGFLVAIPVSIIGLKLSVPIPQHLVPPTEGGIVFGENLFFMLIEKYVVTFPENSVVFLHPVAIAGWVGILVTFLNLIPAAQLDGGHIARSFLGEKAHRYLTMVVGLVLIGMSFLWIGWLIWGMLVLLMGSVGNPGALDEVSPISRKRLLLAIIAMAIFVISATPRPLWVSG
- a CDS encoding stage II sporulation protein M, which translates into the protein MLKLGLEVPKRTLGYLLIVFLAASFLGYAFAIGNPDAAMEAVKRLAEQIGPISDSSFENFVKIFTNNSMVALFMLLSGLFFGLGPWLIMAFNGFVVGLVVRAVQESGELSFPQIILGLIPHGIIEIPAIALAGVSGIVWYREIVRGEGETGERFRRGAEKALKLFAVSVLLLLVAAFIEAYVTPRVAGV
- the prf1 gene encoding peptide chain release factor aRF-1, whose protein sequence is MSHKSAEMYELKKKVDELKSYRGRATELVSLYIPAGYDINKVMQQLREEYGTAQNIKSKSTRKNVLGALERAMQHLKLYRKTPETGLALFVGNVSEQEGVSDIKLWAIVPPEPLKVRLYRCDQTFITEPLEEMLRVKDAYGLITVEKNEATIGLLRGKRIDVIDELTSNVPGKTRAGGQSARRYERIREQETHEFMKRIGEHANKAFLPLLEKGELRGIIIGGPGPTKEEFVDGDYLHHELRKKVIGVVDISYHGEYGLRELVEKASDILKDHEAVKERHLIQDFFRHLVKDTGMITYGEKEVRKALELGAVDTLLLSEGYDKVRVRAKCNNCGWQEEKTMSEQEFHVYRKKLTHCPKCGSQNISFEKWDVAEEFIKMAEESGSEVEIISLDTDEGQQFYKAFGGLGAFLRYKIQ
- a CDS encoding class III signal peptide-containing protein translates to MAKRAQGSLEYLLMVAAGIIIAAVVVLHLIGIKGLARWAGSQMNSTGEEISENLQNLSNATE
- a CDS encoding dihydrodipicolinate synthase family protein — protein: MRGVIVPLVTPFNEDYSIDVQALEEHLEFLQKVGVHGIFINATTGEFTSLSVEERKFLAEKGRELVNASFYLVGTASSNTFEVVELTKHAQDIGADYVVIAPPYYCPLNDEALFTHYSMVAERTDIPIILYNIPACANPLSVSLIKRLALEYSNISGVKETIDSVNHVRDVILEVKGERKDFKVFTGLDQHFLNTLVLGGDGGIMACANFAPEVHLALYKAFQEKRFEEAFEHARRLAKLSMVYDLASSFGSAIKLAMSLRGFSIKPVLRPPYLMDGEDVKEGIRKLLAEVLG
- a CDS encoding HTH domain-containing protein translates to MNLTVTLLLDPHGNARKGVLADYSPGKHKEDAIQKVLEKLNRALPQNAKIVDFEIGTYTTPVTRRTYAVAVAVYNAPLEVKAFDEYTIKERRELLAKVLRDFNYNPKVLNISEIARMFGVSRDSIYYDIEQILKEGKKISR
- a CDS encoding lipoate protein ligase C-terminal domain-containing protein, with translation MKHHVGEHKAKKGLIRIEFDEREGIAEHVKITGDFFMHPEETVQELERELEGHKLEELEQIIDEFFAVRMDVEMPYVNVEDFKIALKNALRE
- a CDS encoding pro-sigmaK processing inhibitor BofA family protein; amino-acid sequence: MISELLFLFFLFLAILLVVKVGFGIIKYLVANAIIGLIILWFTNWIGISDVPLTALNVLVVAIGGILGVIALIIVYWF
- a CDS encoding aconitase X catalytic domain-containing protein yields the protein MYLTKEEELILAGEYGYALQKAMEILVALGEIYGAERLIPIKSAQIAGVSYKNIGDAGMEFLRDFADAGAKVSVYTTLNPAGIGDDEFMEKQMEVLELYRRMGIEITSTCTPYYGANLPKFGDHLAWSESSAVSFANSILGARTNREGGPSSLAAAIVGKTPNYGFHLDENRKATVVITVDARVETFVDYSALGYHLGKVLGNDVPYFKGLRPSNVEYLKEMGAAMAASGSIALYHVEGETPEYRWAIADKLETIAVEEGDIRAVKEAFSDDWSEIDMILIGCPHASLAEIKEVAELLRIRGKPLKIPLFITAGRAVKALADALGYTETIERYNGRIIPDVCFVVSPIKGWYNGVATNSGKSAFYFRSFGFSVRLDDAENLIMEAP
- a CDS encoding arginine--tRNA ligase, whose protein sequence is MGYAQVKENIRLILQETLKEMLDEAGKEWEGEITFDDTPSIELGDFATTVSFQLARVFRKAPKLIAEEVVERLMEKLPEEIADVRAVNGYINFYLNYDVFGKALVREILEEGNAYGEGKIGTGKKVIVEHTSVNPTKPFHMGHARNAVLGDTMARIMRKLGYAVEVQNYIDDLGVQFAQVLWGYLHLKDEFERLEAELREKGLKEDFIDHVMGLLYVEVNKRIEENPEVEKEVRELMKKLEEGGNEIAEIGRKLAERVVKAQMLTTYRMGITYDLLSWESDIMRSGIFEEAYELIEANENFFWATEGKYKGAFVMDLRRLFPDMKNPFLVLKRSDGTATYTGKDIAYHLWKFGKVSADMLYKPWDSHEDHETWTTAPDGEEMAGRFGNADIVINVIGAEQKHPQMAIKYALQLLGFEESAENFHHLAYEHVVRPEGKFSGRKGTWVGFTVDEVLNEAVQRARELVEEKNPSLSDAEKDNIAEAVGVGAVRFNLVKYSPDKVITFRWEDVLNFEGESAPYVQYAHARCASILRKAGERGIETDWKALLERADFSKLTNREKELVKLLAKFPEIVEVAGKDVKPHLIPWYVNELASLFNKFYMDHPVLKAEEGIVEERLLLVLAVKQVLRNGLELLGIEAPEKM